In a single window of the Salmo trutta chromosome 21, fSalTru1.1, whole genome shotgun sequence genome:
- the LOC115156738 gene encoding mediator of RNA polymerase II transcription subunit 26 isoform X1: MTTASATPQQMRDRLLQAIDSHSNQIHNMVAVFEVITYLEKFPITKEALEETRLGKLINDVRKKTKDKDLAKRAKKLLRSWQKLIDPGQNETPSRGAVSVSGSANGSAHPCRTDVPPPDVSLAGKGVQEVKTRNDVHNTYSPKAEKSSSRKRRGEQKDSVHLPAKTSKMSPNEQMHNSTPPPPTNGIAGNPEAPQDLEATPSPDRARTEHIENEKHSRIPVNAVKPHPSSPGLAKLPSTSSLLKTAVLQQQARLDEGGGQYLTKSPRCLSSPRTMKQETMSKHSSTYAPKGTIPSPARSPRLPSSQPLTSPAQVSHVNGPPPPAHRASLHWPGSTEATTNPPRSTATLEPPPVFLPTTHPAPQNSESAELHRPTPSSSVMVVKAEAEVSASSSDRKKRKKYRSRDYSVNLQGQDTEDKTKPVRLKERRLTFDPVTGQIKSMVHKEPCQVEEPPMPPSPKPQQRTDLHPQQPPTPSPFQQTNWKELSRNEIIQSYLNLQSNVLTSSRVQAPGAHFFMSEYLKREESDLREARRGVHVLQLDSSVTDTPGVSREVTDKDLHRVHTEHWQGVNGCYDTKGTWYDWTECISLDPHGDESKLNILPYICLD; encoded by the coding sequence GAAACCCGATTGGGGAAACTGATCAATGACGTGAGGAAGAAGACCAAGGATAAAGACCTTGCCAAGCGTGCCAAGAAGCTTTTGCGGAGCTGGCAGAAATTGATCGACCCAGGGCAAAATGAGACTCCATCGCGGGGGGCAGTAAGTGTCTCGGGCTCTGCCAATGGCAGTGCCCACCCCTGTCGGACTGACGTTCCACCCCCTGACGTATCCCTGGCAGGCAAAGGTGTCCAAGAGGTCAAAACCAGAAATGACGTCCACAACACCTACTCGCCCAAAGCGGAGAAGTCAAGCAGCAGGAAGCGTAGAGGGGAGCAAAAGGACAGTGTGCACTTACCGGCCAAAACTTCCAAGATGTCCCCCAACGAGCAGATGCACAACTCTACTCCGCCACCTCCCACAAATGGGATTGCAGGTAACCCTGAGGCTCCCCAAGACCTAGAGGCTACCCCTTCGCCGGACAGGGCCCGGACAGAGCACATTGAGAATGAAAAACACAGTAGAATCCCTGTCAATGCTGTCAAACCTCACCCCAGCTCCCCGGGCCTCGCCAAACTACCTAGCACTTCCTCTTTACTCAAGACTGCTGTGTTGCAGCAGCAAGCAAGGCTGGACGAAGGAGGAGGGCAATATCTGACCAAAAGCCCCCGCTGCCTCTCAAGTCCACGGACTATGAAGCAAGAGACTATGTCCAAGCACTCTTCAACATATGCACCAAAAGGGACTATCCCAAGCCCAGCTCGGAGTCCTCGCTTGCCTTCGTCCCAGCCTTTAACGTCCCCAGCCCAAGTGTCTCATGTGAATGGGCCGCCACCCCCTGCCCATAGGGCCTCACTGCACTGGCCTGGCTCCACAGAGGCCACCACCAATCCCCCACGCAGCACTGCAACACTGGAACCCCCGCCTGTCTTCCTTCCCACCACCCATCCTGCCCCACAAAACTCTGAGAGCGCGGAACTCCACAgacccaccccctcctcctctgtaaTGGTAGTCAAGGCTGAGGCAGAAGTCTCTGCCTCCAGCTCGGACCGCAAAAAGAGGAAGAAGTACAGGTCCAGGGACTACTCTGTCAACCTGCAGGGGCAGGACACAGAGGACAAAACAAAGCCTGTGCGGTTAAAAGAACGCAGGCTAACGTTTGACCCTGTGACTGGACAGATCAAGTCCATGGTACATAAAGAACCCTGTCAGGTGGAGGAACCCCCAATGCCACCTTCCCCTAAGCCCCAGCAGAGAACTGATCTGCATCCGCAGCAGCCTCCCACCCCAAGCCCCTTCCAACAGACTAACTGGAAAGAGCTGTCCCGAAACGAGATCATCCAGTCCTACCTAAACCTTCAGAGTAACGTGCTCACATCCTCGAGGGTCCAGGCCCCCGGCGCGCACTTTTTCATGTCAGAATACCTGAAACGGGAGGAGAGCGATCTCAGGGAGGCGAGGCGAGGAGTCCACGTCTTGCAGCTGGATAGCTCGGTAACGGACACACCTGGAGTGAGCCGGGAGGTGACCGACAAGGACCTCCACAGAGTACATACGGAGCACTGGCAAGGGGTAAATGGTTGTTACGACACCAAGGGCACTTGGTACGACTGGACGGAGTGTATATCGTTGGACCCACATGGGGATGAGAGCAAACTGAACATCCTGCCATATATTTGCCTAGACTGA
- the LOC115156738 gene encoding mediator of RNA polymerase II transcription subunit 26 isoform X2 has translation MTTASATPQQMRDRLLQAIDSHSNIHNMVAVFEVITYLEKFPITKEALEETRLGKLINDVRKKTKDKDLAKRAKKLLRSWQKLIDPGQNETPSRGAVSVSGSANGSAHPCRTDVPPPDVSLAGKGVQEVKTRNDVHNTYSPKAEKSSSRKRRGEQKDSVHLPAKTSKMSPNEQMHNSTPPPPTNGIAGNPEAPQDLEATPSPDRARTEHIENEKHSRIPVNAVKPHPSSPGLAKLPSTSSLLKTAVLQQQARLDEGGGQYLTKSPRCLSSPRTMKQETMSKHSSTYAPKGTIPSPARSPRLPSSQPLTSPAQVSHVNGPPPPAHRASLHWPGSTEATTNPPRSTATLEPPPVFLPTTHPAPQNSESAELHRPTPSSSVMVVKAEAEVSASSSDRKKRKKYRSRDYSVNLQGQDTEDKTKPVRLKERRLTFDPVTGQIKSMVHKEPCQVEEPPMPPSPKPQQRTDLHPQQPPTPSPFQQTNWKELSRNEIIQSYLNLQSNVLTSSRVQAPGAHFFMSEYLKREESDLREARRGVHVLQLDSSVTDTPGVSREVTDKDLHRVHTEHWQGVNGCYDTKGTWYDWTECISLDPHGDESKLNILPYICLD, from the coding sequence GAAACCCGATTGGGGAAACTGATCAATGACGTGAGGAAGAAGACCAAGGATAAAGACCTTGCCAAGCGTGCCAAGAAGCTTTTGCGGAGCTGGCAGAAATTGATCGACCCAGGGCAAAATGAGACTCCATCGCGGGGGGCAGTAAGTGTCTCGGGCTCTGCCAATGGCAGTGCCCACCCCTGTCGGACTGACGTTCCACCCCCTGACGTATCCCTGGCAGGCAAAGGTGTCCAAGAGGTCAAAACCAGAAATGACGTCCACAACACCTACTCGCCCAAAGCGGAGAAGTCAAGCAGCAGGAAGCGTAGAGGGGAGCAAAAGGACAGTGTGCACTTACCGGCCAAAACTTCCAAGATGTCCCCCAACGAGCAGATGCACAACTCTACTCCGCCACCTCCCACAAATGGGATTGCAGGTAACCCTGAGGCTCCCCAAGACCTAGAGGCTACCCCTTCGCCGGACAGGGCCCGGACAGAGCACATTGAGAATGAAAAACACAGTAGAATCCCTGTCAATGCTGTCAAACCTCACCCCAGCTCCCCGGGCCTCGCCAAACTACCTAGCACTTCCTCTTTACTCAAGACTGCTGTGTTGCAGCAGCAAGCAAGGCTGGACGAAGGAGGAGGGCAATATCTGACCAAAAGCCCCCGCTGCCTCTCAAGTCCACGGACTATGAAGCAAGAGACTATGTCCAAGCACTCTTCAACATATGCACCAAAAGGGACTATCCCAAGCCCAGCTCGGAGTCCTCGCTTGCCTTCGTCCCAGCCTTTAACGTCCCCAGCCCAAGTGTCTCATGTGAATGGGCCGCCACCCCCTGCCCATAGGGCCTCACTGCACTGGCCTGGCTCCACAGAGGCCACCACCAATCCCCCACGCAGCACTGCAACACTGGAACCCCCGCCTGTCTTCCTTCCCACCACCCATCCTGCCCCACAAAACTCTGAGAGCGCGGAACTCCACAgacccaccccctcctcctctgtaaTGGTAGTCAAGGCTGAGGCAGAAGTCTCTGCCTCCAGCTCGGACCGCAAAAAGAGGAAGAAGTACAGGTCCAGGGACTACTCTGTCAACCTGCAGGGGCAGGACACAGAGGACAAAACAAAGCCTGTGCGGTTAAAAGAACGCAGGCTAACGTTTGACCCTGTGACTGGACAGATCAAGTCCATGGTACATAAAGAACCCTGTCAGGTGGAGGAACCCCCAATGCCACCTTCCCCTAAGCCCCAGCAGAGAACTGATCTGCATCCGCAGCAGCCTCCCACCCCAAGCCCCTTCCAACAGACTAACTGGAAAGAGCTGTCCCGAAACGAGATCATCCAGTCCTACCTAAACCTTCAGAGTAACGTGCTCACATCCTCGAGGGTCCAGGCCCCCGGCGCGCACTTTTTCATGTCAGAATACCTGAAACGGGAGGAGAGCGATCTCAGGGAGGCGAGGCGAGGAGTCCACGTCTTGCAGCTGGATAGCTCGGTAACGGACACACCTGGAGTGAGCCGGGAGGTGACCGACAAGGACCTCCACAGAGTACATACGGAGCACTGGCAAGGGGTAAATGGTTGTTACGACACCAAGGGCACTTGGTACGACTGGACGGAGTGTATATCGTTGGACCCACATGGGGATGAGAGCAAACTGAACATCCTGCCATATATTTGCCTAGACTGA